The DNA sequence GATCTCGAACGGTCTCGAGAAGTTCTCCCTGTAATGGTGAATGCTGCCGAGCTGCAGGCTGCGCCCGTCTGGTAAGGCTGTATCGACACCTACCGTGTAGTATGCGCCTGGGAATTTGTCCCAGTCTGTCCTCTTCAACAGCAGATAGGGGAGGCAAAGACGGCGTGCGATTCGTTCAAGGATAACAAAGTCCTCCTCCACCTGTCGCTGCGCGTCTTCCTCATCAACATGGCAGGTGTGTGATTCAAAGAAATGAATTTCTCTCACCCTGATGAATGCCCTCGTCTGCTTTGTTTCGTATCTGAATGTGTTGACGATTTGATAGACTTTCAAGGGGAGGTCAGTATGCGATCGTATCCAGAGCGAGAATATTGGATACATTGCCGTCTCGCTTGTTGGTCGCAAGAGTAGCCTTACATCAAGGGGATTTGTCCCTGCATGGGTAACCCAGTATACTTCCGCATCGAATCCCTTGATATGTTCTTTTTCTTTCTTGAATTCTGTCTCAGGGATGAGTAGCGGAAAGTAGACTTCCTCATGTCCAGTCTCATCGCATTCTTTCCTGATGAATGAGTCAATGAGGGACATGATCTTCCACCCATAAGGCGTCCACACATTCATGCCTTTGACTGGATACCTCTTATCTGTGAGATTCGCTTTTTCGACAATTTCGTTGTACCATTCGCTGAAGTTCTCTTCTTTCTTCATGTATCCGCCCCTTGAAAAAGGAATTGGAAATCAGACCTCCGTTCTATAAAATTTTCCAGCCTCATTTGGAAGACCCTCATATCCGATTTCATATGCGGCTCACTGGAGGGCTGAGGCGATTGCCGGCGCTACGGATATCATCGATACTTCCCCTTCAATCGTGTTCGTAGCCACGATCCTGT is a window from the Methanomassiliicoccales archaeon genome containing:
- the proS gene encoding proline--tRNA ligase, encoding MKKEENFSEWYNEIVEKANLTDKRYPVKGMNVWTPYGWKIMSLIDSFIRKECDETGHEEVYFPLLIPETEFKKEKEHIKGFDAEVYWVTHAGTNPLDVRLLLRPTSETAMYPIFSLWIRSHTDLPLKVYQIVNTFRYETKQTRAFIRVREIHFFESHTCHVDEEDAQRQVEEDFVILERIARRLCLPYLLLKRTDWDKFPGAYYTVGVDTALPDGRSLQLGSIHHYRENFSRPFEIKYEDPEGNMKYVHQTTFGMSERLVGAVVGVHGDDRGLILPPDIAPFQVVIIPILAKGKTEEIMREAARLRDELEQAGIRVKLDDRDERPGSKFYDWEIKGVPLRLEIGERDIAQNVVTYVRRDEGKRETIRRTEVVDAVRKILSQMADDLLKKAHENLMKSIETINSVENIPKKIVRFGWCGAEDCGKRFEEMTDLKLLGTPYYKEEFHGLCIVCGKPTEIVAYAARAM